A region from the Stygiolobus caldivivus genome encodes:
- a CDS encoding spermidine synthase, protein MKTFWYIDEQSSSSYHAHAIKNLIADVEGIQNVTIAETYSFGRVLIIDQLIQSAEEDEYIYHESLVHPAMLASEDPKRVLIIGAGEGATIREVLKYDVKEVVAVDIDKKAIEVVEKYLESWHNGSFKDPRVKLVFQDGFKFVKEYTGEPFDVVILDLTDPTGTSQSRNLYTLEFYKEVKRLVKDVMVTQGTSPYQSPHSFSRLTKTLTEVYRYVSVGLSFIPSFDTVWAFIFCSDKFNIRNLDVKNRIGRVKGELKYYDEITHKNMFFLPKDIRGLIEGEKTVATLSNPLNILEE, encoded by the coding sequence ATGAAGACGTTTTGGTATATCGACGAACAGTCATCTAGCTCATACCACGCACATGCGATAAAGAATTTAATTGCTGACGTTGAAGGGATACAGAACGTAACTATAGCCGAGACATATAGTTTCGGTAGAGTGCTGATTATAGACCAATTAATTCAATCAGCCGAAGAAGATGAGTACATATATCATGAGTCGTTAGTACACCCTGCAATGTTAGCTTCTGAAGACCCCAAGAGAGTACTGATAATAGGTGCCGGGGAGGGGGCTACAATAAGAGAGGTCTTAAAATATGACGTAAAAGAAGTGGTCGCAGTTGACATAGACAAAAAGGCTATTGAGGTAGTAGAGAAATATTTAGAGTCTTGGCATAACGGGTCCTTCAAAGACCCGAGAGTGAAGCTCGTATTCCAGGACGGCTTTAAATTTGTGAAAGAGTATACGGGGGAACCGTTTGATGTTGTAATACTTGACCTTACAGACCCTACTGGGACTTCGCAGTCGAGGAACCTCTATACACTAGAGTTTTACAAAGAAGTAAAGAGGTTGGTTAAAGACGTAATGGTGACTCAAGGTACCTCACCATATCAGTCTCCCCATTCGTTTTCGAGACTGACTAAAACCCTCACAGAGGTATACAGATACGTCTCAGTGGGTCTGTCGTTTATCCCTTCGTTTGATACAGTCTGGGCTTTTATATTCTGTTCAGATAAGTTTAATATTAGGAACTTAGACGTGAAAAATAGGATCGGAAGGGTCAAAGGTGAACTTAAGTATTACGATGAAATTACTCACAAAAACATGTTTTTCTTGCCTAAGGATATAAGAGGACTAATAGAGGGCGAAAAAACCGTAGCTACCTTGTCTAATCCTTTAAACATTCTAGAGGAATAA
- a CDS encoding GNAT family N-acetyltransferase, with translation MGIEDLISKSLSSYDTYYALKNINSSKILTIKIKGNPVGFAELKKKKDIGGIFYVGVLPEYRGKGIGKTLVKKAEDYFKSKGVSLVVASTKSTNLSAIDMFKALDYKFMKKREVKHEIIMLLDATEDDLIVCKEIEKGSSCKEIKKN, from the coding sequence ATGGGTATAGAAGATTTGATATCTAAGTCTCTTTCTTCCTACGATACATATTACGCCCTAAAAAACATAAATTCTTCGAAAATATTGACGATAAAGATAAAAGGAAATCCTGTAGGCTTCGCTGAACTGAAAAAGAAGAAAGATATAGGTGGGATTTTTTATGTAGGTGTATTACCAGAGTATAGAGGAAAAGGTATCGGTAAAACATTAGTGAAAAAAGCAGAAGACTACTTTAAATCAAAAGGGGTTTCTCTGGTCGTTGCATCAACAAAGAGTACCAACCTTTCAGCTATTGATATGTTTAAGGCATTGGACTATAAGTTTATGAAAAAAAGAGAAGTTAAACACGAAATAATAATGCTCCTAGACGCCACTGAAGACGACCTAATAGTGTGTAAGGAAATAGAAAAAGGTAGTTCTTGCAAAGAGATAAAAAAGAACTGA